In one window of Nodosilinea sp. PGN35 DNA:
- a CDS encoding ABC transporter permease — translation MQKRSLSFYLLLAFFCLFVLFLYGPMITIFMLSLQGPDGGLTFPMRGFSFYWLGQVFQEQRVGNFIEPFLRSLLLGIAVMAITIAASVLASMGFRQRFKGSTVIFYMTIASLIVPSILVSLGIGVVFQVMGWPTNWFTSGLGAHLTWTLPIAFLIMLGIFNRFNPSYEEAARDLGATDSKTFWEIVMPLIAPSLLGVGLLTFTLSYDEFTRTSLVSGQRNTLPLEIFGMTTNVTSPALYALGTLTTIFSASLILIAFFAYSAVVKRQRGQV, via the coding sequence ATGCAAAAGCGATCGCTTTCCTTCTACCTTCTCCTCGCTTTCTTTTGCCTCTTCGTGCTGTTTCTCTACGGCCCGATGATCACCATTTTCATGCTGTCACTCCAGGGACCCGACGGCGGGCTAACCTTCCCCATGCGGGGTTTTAGCTTTTACTGGCTGGGGCAGGTGTTTCAAGAGCAGCGGGTGGGCAATTTTATTGAGCCGTTTTTGCGATCGCTCCTGCTCGGCATCGCCGTCATGGCCATCACCATTGCCGCCTCGGTGCTGGCCAGCATGGGTTTTCGCCAGCGCTTCAAGGGCTCCACGGTGATCTTCTACATGACCATCGCCAGCCTGATCGTGCCCAGCATTCTGGTCTCTCTGGGCATTGGCGTGGTGTTTCAGGTGATGGGCTGGCCCACCAACTGGTTTACCTCGGGGCTGGGGGCACACCTCACCTGGACGCTGCCGATCGCGTTTTTGATCATGCTGGGTATCTTCAACCGCTTTAACCCCTCCTACGAGGAGGCCGCCCGCGACCTGGGGGCCACCGACTCCAAAACCTTCTGGGAAATCGTCATGCCGCTGATTGCCCCCAGCCTGCTGGGGGTGGGCCTGCTCACCTTTACCCTCTCCTACGACGAGTTCACCCGCACGTCGCTGGTGTCGGGCCAGCGCAACACCCTGCCGCTGGAGATCTTTGGCATGACCACCAACGTCACCTCTCCGGCCCTCTACGCCCTGGGCACGCTGACGACAATCTTTTCGGCGTCGCTGATTTTGATTGCATTTTTTGCCTATTCTGCGGTGGTCAAGCGTCAGCGGGGGCAAGTTTAG
- the pfkB gene encoding 1-phosphofructokinase produces MTRRIVTVTLNPAIDQTVSIPNFAANAVNRVAWKQDDAGGKGVNVASFLAEAGHRVSVSGFLGRENDALFKTLFHQKQIEDHFVYLPGETRINIKIVDDAQGQVTDINYPGQAPTHPDVDGLRKVVHALAGSCDWFVFSGSVPANVSTTIYDELIGPLKAQGKTVVLDTSGDALRFGLPAKPDLIKPNQAELEEVLNTRLESHGAIVAAARELIDSGLTYVVVSMGAEGALFIDRAQAFHAQPPPVVLKSTVGAGDAMVAGTVAGLVSGASLRECATLGTAFSMGALGEIGPRLPTMEKIQAMRKLVTVREVV; encoded by the coding sequence ATGACCCGTCGCATTGTTACGGTGACGCTGAATCCGGCGATCGACCAGACCGTCTCAATTCCCAACTTTGCGGCCAATGCCGTCAACCGGGTGGCCTGGAAGCAGGACGACGCCGGGGGCAAGGGGGTGAACGTGGCTTCCTTTCTGGCCGAGGCGGGCCATCGGGTCAGCGTCAGCGGCTTTTTGGGCCGCGAGAATGACGCCCTCTTCAAAACCCTGTTTCACCAGAAGCAGATCGAGGATCACTTCGTTTACTTACCGGGGGAAACCCGCATCAACATCAAGATTGTGGACGACGCCCAGGGCCAGGTCACCGACATCAACTACCCCGGTCAGGCCCCCACCCACCCGGATGTGGATGGCCTGCGGAAGGTCGTCCACGCCCTGGCCGGGAGCTGCGACTGGTTTGTGTTTTCCGGCAGTGTGCCCGCCAATGTCTCCACCACCATCTACGACGAGCTGATTGGCCCGCTGAAGGCCCAGGGCAAAACCGTGGTGCTCGACACCAGCGGCGACGCCCTGCGCTTTGGCCTGCCCGCCAAGCCCGACCTGATCAAGCCCAACCAGGCCGAACTGGAGGAGGTGCTGAATACCCGCCTGGAGAGCCACGGGGCGATCGTCGCCGCCGCCCGCGAGCTAATCGACTCGGGCCTGACCTATGTGGTGGTGTCCATGGGGGCCGAGGGGGCGCTGTTTATCGATCGCGCCCAGGCCTTCCACGCCCAGCCGCCCCCGGTGGTGCTTAAGAGCACCGTCGGCGCTGGCGATGCCATGGTGGCGGGCACCGTGGCGGGACTGGTCAGCGGCGCATCGCTGCGCGAGTGTGCCACCCTGGGCACCGCCTTCTCCATGGGGGCGCTGGGGGAGATCGGGCCGCGCCTGCCAACCATGGAAAAAATCCAGGCGATGCGAAAACTCGTCACCGTGCGAGAGGTGGTGTGA
- a CDS encoding type II toxin-antitoxin system death-on-curing family toxin — translation MIRYLTLDEVMSLHRQILKQSGGAAGVRDLGSLESAIAQPMMTFGGEDLYPTLVDKAAALGFSLVMNHPFIDGNKRTGHAAMETFLVMNDLEIFASVDEQELVILSLAAGSLDREELTKWLESRVKAI, via the coding sequence ATGATCCGCTATCTTACGCTAGATGAAGTAATGAGTTTACATCGTCAGATACTCAAGCAATCGGGAGGAGCAGCGGGAGTTCGAGATTTAGGTTCTCTGGAATCTGCTATAGCCCAACCCATGATGACGTTTGGAGGAGAAGATCTTTATCCAACGCTTGTTGATAAAGCTGCCGCTCTAGGATTTTCTTTGGTAATGAATCATCCTTTTATTGATGGCAATAAAAGAACTGGACATGCGGCAATGGAAACTTTTCTAGTTATGAATGATTTGGAAATCTTTGCTTCAGTTGACGAGCAAGAATTAGTGATTCTATCACTAGCAGCAGGTTCACTTGACCGAGAAGAATTGACAAAGTGGTTAGAATCACGAGTTAAAGCGATCTAA
- a CDS encoding ABC transporter ATP-binding protein, which yields MQDIQIEPVLTVEAVPEELQADAKGVSLRDVTKRYGSFAAVQNITLDIPAGSYTCLLGPSGCGKTTTMRMIAGHEDISEGDIYIGETRINGIPATQRNTAMMFQNYALFPHKTVWNNVDFGLKMRGMAKEDRHHRVGEILEVVGLSGFSDRKPAQLSGGQQQRVALARALVTRPQVLMLDEPLSALDESLRVKTRGELRKLQRQFGMTFIQVTHNQDEAYSLSDQIVVMDHGRVDQVGTPSEIFTRPLSKFVARFTGDNNIFAGTVTSAVQDTNGQLIQMEVPSLGTLLCLGDYAQVGTEAACCIRADLMAIKSLAEAETSGCGPATNRVTARITAVEFTGYVTRVSLVLERSGMEVLYKARTPDWLTTSFAEGQTVVLDWAAADCVFLPH from the coding sequence ATGCAAGACATTCAGATCGAACCTGTGCTTACCGTTGAGGCGGTGCCTGAGGAACTTCAGGCCGATGCCAAAGGCGTTTCCCTGCGGGATGTGACCAAGAGATACGGCTCGTTTGCAGCGGTGCAAAACATTACCCTCGACATTCCAGCCGGGTCATACACCTGTTTGCTCGGCCCCAGCGGCTGCGGCAAAACCACTACCATGCGCATGATTGCGGGCCACGAAGATATTTCGGAAGGCGATATTTACATCGGTGAGACGCGCATCAACGGCATTCCTGCCACCCAGCGCAACACGGCGATGATGTTCCAAAACTACGCTCTGTTTCCCCACAAAACCGTGTGGAACAACGTCGATTTTGGCCTCAAAATGCGCGGCATGGCCAAAGAAGACCGGCACCACCGCGTCGGGGAAATTCTGGAAGTGGTGGGGTTGAGTGGATTTAGCGATCGCAAGCCCGCCCAGCTCAGCGGTGGCCAGCAGCAGCGGGTCGCCCTGGCCCGCGCCCTGGTCACCCGCCCCCAGGTGCTCATGCTCGACGAGCCCCTCAGCGCCCTCGACGAATCGCTCAGGGTCAAAACTCGCGGCGAACTGCGCAAGCTCCAGCGCCAGTTCGGCATGACCTTCATCCAGGTCACCCACAACCAGGACGAAGCCTACTCCCTCTCCGACCAAATTGTGGTGATGGATCACGGTCGGGTCGATCAGGTGGGCACCCCCAGCGAAATTTTCACCCGGCCCCTGTCTAAATTTGTCGCCCGCTTTACCGGCGACAACAACATCTTTGCGGGCACCGTCACCAGCGCCGTGCAAGACACCAATGGCCAGCTGATTCAAATGGAGGTGCCTTCCCTGGGCACCCTGCTGTGCCTCGGCGACTATGCCCAGGTGGGCACCGAAGCCGCCTGCTGCATTCGCGCCGACCTGATGGCGATCAAGTCGCTGGCCGAAGCCGAAACCTCGGGCTGCGGCCCCGCCACCAACCGGGTCACCGCCCGCATTACCGCCGTCGAATTTACCGGCTACGTCACCCGCGTCTCCCTGGTGCTCGAGCGCAGCGGTATGGAGGTGCTCTACAAAGCCCGCACCCCCGACTGGCTCACTACGTCCTTCGCAGAGGGGCAAACGGTGGTGCTCGACTGGGCCGCCGCCGACTGCGTTTTTCTGCCCCACTAG
- a CDS encoding ABC transporter permease, whose amino-acid sequence MSETWKTLKPYALITPQTLVFLMFLVFPIVMIGVVSFWEFNGYSMTPAFTLDNYRGILTSVTLKTYLNTFKFLALTWLGTLLIGYPVAYFLAFHVPKLEWQILLFLVCTIPFWTSNIIRMISWVPLLGREGLVNQTLMGLGLIQDPLQFLLFSDFAVVLGMVHLYIIFMIAPIFNSLMRIERSLVTAAEDLGASGFQIFKEVILPLSAPGIAIGSIFIVTLIMGEFVTVRLMGGGQSASVGKLIQTQIGSLQYPLAAANAMVLLTVTMLIIISILRVLDIRKEL is encoded by the coding sequence ATGTCTGAAACCTGGAAAACCCTCAAGCCCTACGCGCTCATTACACCGCAGACATTGGTTTTTCTCATGTTTTTGGTGTTCCCCATCGTAATGATTGGGGTGGTGAGCTTCTGGGAGTTTAACGGCTACTCTATGACTCCGGCCTTTACCCTCGACAACTATCGAGGCATTTTGACCAGCGTCACCCTCAAGACCTATCTAAACACCTTCAAATTTTTGGCGTTGACCTGGCTGGGAACGCTGCTGATTGGCTACCCGGTAGCCTATTTTCTAGCGTTCCATGTGCCGAAGCTGGAGTGGCAAATTCTGCTGTTTCTGGTGTGCACCATTCCCTTTTGGACGTCGAATATCATTCGCATGATCTCCTGGGTACCGCTGCTGGGGCGAGAGGGCTTGGTCAACCAGACGCTGATGGGCCTGGGTTTGATTCAGGATCCGCTCCAGTTTTTGCTGTTCTCAGACTTTGCCGTGGTGCTGGGCATGGTGCACCTCTACATCATCTTTATGATTGCGCCAATTTTTAACAGCCTGATGCGAATTGAGCGATCGCTCGTCACCGCCGCCGAAGATCTGGGGGCCTCGGGCTTTCAGATCTTCAAAGAAGTGATTTTGCCCCTGTCGGCTCCGGGCATTGCGATCGGCTCAATTTTTATTGTCACGCTGATTATGGGCGAATTTGTCACCGTGCGCCTGATGGGGGGCGGTCAATCGGCCTCGGTGGGCAAGCTAATTCAAACTCAGATTGGCAGCTTGCAGTACCCACTGGCGGCGGCCAACGCTATGGTGCTGTTGACGGTAACCATGCTGATTATCATCTCAATTCTGCGGGTGCTGGATATCCGCAAAGAACTGTAG
- a CDS encoding N-acetyltransferase, with product MTTQFTIERCHSAPAILAAARPGLADVEQWISADKLAFFLDRGIYIAFLAYGQPRLIDLPLGVIMGGLEEEGRVWVEALSVHPTYRRLGVATALMAELRAQARAAQARGLMVDLDDDNTAALRFYKSVGFKKVGSVDQYYYDASRAIILFCPLG from the coding sequence ATGACGACCCAATTCACCATCGAGCGCTGCCACAGCGCCCCCGCCATTCTCGCCGCCGCCCGCCCCGGCCTGGCCGACGTAGAACAGTGGATTTCTGCCGACAAGCTGGCCTTTTTCCTCGACCGGGGCATCTACATCGCCTTTTTGGCCTACGGCCAGCCCAGACTGATCGACCTGCCCCTGGGGGTGATCATGGGCGGCCTGGAGGAGGAGGGGCGGGTGTGGGTGGAGGCGCTGTCGGTACACCCCACCTACCGACGGCTGGGGGTGGCCACGGCGCTGATGGCGGAGCTGCGCGCCCAGGCCCGGGCCGCCCAGGCCCGGGGGCTGATGGTGGATCTCGACGACGACAACACCGCCGCCCTGCGGTTCTACAAAAGCGTGGGCTTCAAGAAGGTGGGTTCTGTGGACCAGTACTACTACGATGCCTCCAGGGCGATCATTCTCTTCTGCCCCCTGGGGTGA
- a CDS encoding PTS fructose-like transporter subunit IIB — protein sequence MTKIVAVTASPAGEAHTQMAAEALRRTAQAMGHEIVTEAQGGAVVTALSPEAIEQADVVIVGADGAVERDRFSGKPVYAVSTSEAIRNTEMVIQSAVALVGYRPALGAIKTTPHPNDPLPEDVVAPATPRNAVAPETAVAHKFFVGITSCPTGIAHTFMAAEALKQGATKLGHDIKVETQGSVGSQNTLTDDDIARADAVIIAADTHVDLSRFGGKRLYQTSTKAAIHSGVDVVTAAMDAPVAGGGAPGGSGSYVDEVNRAKVARAESRSGPYKHLLTGVSYMLPVIVAGGLIIALSFVFGINPEPGTFGDALMQIGGGAAFALIVPVLSGFIAFSIADRPGLAPGLVGGMLAANLGMGFLGGILSGFLAGYVARFVRDKVNLPTNFEGLKPVLVIPLLATLIVGLLLVYVFGGPVRFIMEGMTTYLEGLSGTNAVLLGLILGAMMAVDMGGPVNKAAYTFAVGLLATNLYAPMAAVMAAGMTPPLGLALATFISKKHFNQAEQDAGKVASVLGISFITEGAIPFAANDPLRVIPACIAGSAVAGALSMAFGNTLRAPHGGVFVLAIPNAVENVGLYIVAIAVGTLVTALAVVQLKHWFPRKKAVADV from the coding sequence ATGACCAAAATTGTTGCCGTAACCGCCAGTCCCGCTGGCGAGGCCCATACCCAGATGGCGGCGGAAGCCCTCAGGCGCACCGCCCAGGCGATGGGCCACGAGATTGTGACTGAGGCCCAGGGGGGTGCGGTGGTCACCGCCCTCAGCCCTGAGGCGATCGAGCAGGCCGACGTGGTGATTGTGGGGGCCGATGGGGCGGTGGAGCGCGATCGCTTCTCCGGCAAACCCGTCTACGCCGTCTCCACCAGCGAGGCCATCCGCAACACCGAGATGGTGATCCAGAGCGCCGTGGCCTTGGTGGGGTACCGCCCCGCCCTGGGGGCGATCAAGACCACACCCCACCCCAACGACCCGCTGCCGGAGGATGTCGTTGCCCCAGCAACGCCGAGGAATGCCGTGGCCCCAGAGACCGCTGTTGCCCACAAATTCTTTGTGGGCATCACCTCCTGCCCCACGGGCATTGCCCACACCTTCATGGCCGCCGAGGCGCTGAAGCAGGGGGCAACCAAGCTGGGCCACGACATCAAAGTCGAAACCCAGGGGTCGGTGGGGTCGCAGAATACCCTCACCGATGACGACATTGCCCGCGCCGACGCGGTGATCATTGCCGCCGATACCCACGTGGATCTGTCGCGCTTTGGCGGCAAGCGGCTCTACCAGACCTCTACCAAGGCCGCTATCCACAGCGGGGTCGATGTGGTGACGGCGGCGATGGATGCCCCGGTGGCGGGCGGCGGTGCCCCCGGCGGCTCCGGCAGCTACGTGGACGAGGTGAACCGGGCTAAGGTGGCCCGCGCAGAAAGTCGCTCTGGCCCCTACAAGCACCTGCTCACCGGGGTCAGCTACATGCTGCCCGTGATTGTGGCGGGGGGGTTGATCATTGCCCTGTCCTTTGTGTTTGGCATCAACCCCGAGCCGGGCACCTTTGGCGACGCGCTGATGCAGATCGGCGGCGGCGCGGCCTTTGCGCTGATTGTGCCGGTGCTGTCGGGCTTTATTGCCTTTTCTATCGCCGATCGCCCCGGTCTGGCCCCCGGTCTGGTGGGCGGTATGCTGGCGGCCAACCTGGGCATGGGCTTTCTCGGCGGGATTTTGTCGGGCTTTCTGGCGGGCTACGTGGCCCGGTTTGTGCGCGATAAGGTCAACCTGCCCACCAACTTTGAGGGACTCAAACCCGTGCTGGTGATTCCGCTGCTGGCGACGCTGATTGTCGGCCTGCTGCTGGTCTACGTGTTTGGCGGCCCGGTGCGGTTCATTATGGAGGGCATGACTACTTACCTGGAGGGGCTGAGCGGCACCAACGCCGTGCTGCTGGGGTTGATTTTGGGGGCAATGATGGCGGTGGACATGGGCGGCCCGGTGAACAAGGCGGCCTACACCTTTGCCGTGGGGCTGCTGGCCACCAACCTCTACGCGCCGATGGCAGCGGTGATGGCGGCGGGCATGACCCCACCCCTGGGGCTGGCCCTGGCCACCTTTATTTCGAAAAAGCACTTCAACCAGGCCGAGCAGGATGCCGGCAAGGTGGCCTCGGTGCTGGGCATCTCCTTTATTACTGAAGGGGCGATTCCCTTTGCCGCCAATGACCCGCTGCGGGTGATCCCCGCCTGCATCGCCGGGTCTGCCGTGGCCGGGGCGCTGTCAATGGCCTTTGGCAACACCCTGCGCGCCCCCCACGGTGGGGTGTTTGTGCTGGCGATCCCCAACGCGGTGGAGAATGTGGGGCTGTATATTGTGGCGATCGCTGTGGGCACCCTGGTCACCGCCCTGGCTGTTGTGCAGCTCAAGCACTGGTTCCCGCGCAAAAAGGCAGTAGCCGATGTTTAG
- the ptsP gene encoding phosphoenolpyruvate--protein phosphotransferase, producing MINLTPQDVRLKATAASKDEAIRQVGELLVANGRIQPGYVESMLARETQANTYLGNGIAIPHGQPAQRDLITTTGIAVLQIPAGVEWNPGEVVRLVVGIAAKSDEHLQILTNLTHVLDDPAAVQALVDTEDAQVICDRLTGKSTAGPTLDTEGFDQFVDLTIDAPTGLHARPATVFADLAKSFSAEVRVRYGDQVANGKSLMSLLKLGVERDGVVRVLAKGSDASQALSALRQAVEDGLEEEEEAAAVVLELPALKLESSALAGVAASPGLAIAPLHRFRHTRLEFADTAEDAAAEQDRLRDAIALADLDLTELYTTIKERSGKAKAAIFQAHREFLADPELQQEALNRIPPNHSAPWAWQQVIEAKAKELEAMADPVLSGRAADVRDVGQRVLARLVGGGDAGAGLPDHPVILIADDLAPSDTAGLDPERIHGFCTAAGGATSHTAIIARSLNIPAVAGAGNGVMELREGAIAVLDGDGGQLYPNPTEADLARARQAMGERAQLRDVEQQTRFQPAITTDGHRIEVVANIGGPAEAAPAMNAGAEGVGLLRTEFLFLNRSAPPSEEEQYEALATMTQALNGLPLIVRTLDIGGDKHVPYLNQPAEENPFLGIRGIRLCLERTDLFETQLRAIVRAAQTGYIRVMFPMIATLEDIRAAKTVLESVRAATDGPPVEVGMMVEVPSAVLMAAEFAQEVDFFSVGTNDLTQYLLAMDRGHPTLAKQADALHPAVLRAIAQTVQGANSAGKWVGVCGGLAGDAQGAAILAGLGVKELSMDIPSIPKVKARLRGASMKQMRRLAQKALACRTAEEVRAL from the coding sequence ATGATTAACCTAACGCCGCAGGATGTTCGGCTGAAGGCCACCGCCGCCAGCAAAGACGAGGCCATTCGCCAGGTGGGCGAGCTGCTGGTGGCCAACGGACGTATTCAGCCGGGCTACGTGGAGAGTATGCTGGCCCGCGAGACCCAGGCCAACACCTACCTGGGCAACGGCATTGCCATTCCCCACGGCCAGCCCGCCCAGCGCGATCTAATCACCACCACGGGGATTGCGGTACTACAAATTCCGGCGGGGGTGGAGTGGAACCCCGGCGAGGTGGTGCGCCTGGTGGTGGGCATTGCGGCCAAGTCGGACGAGCACCTGCAAATTCTCACCAACCTCACCCACGTGCTGGATGACCCGGCGGCTGTTCAAGCCTTGGTAGACACAGAGGATGCCCAGGTGATCTGCGATCGCCTCACCGGCAAGTCCACCGCTGGCCCAACCCTGGACACCGAGGGCTTTGACCAGTTTGTCGATCTCACCATCGATGCGCCCACGGGGCTGCACGCCCGTCCGGCCACGGTGTTTGCCGACCTGGCTAAGTCCTTTAGCGCCGAGGTGCGGGTGCGCTACGGCGACCAGGTGGCCAACGGCAAGAGCCTGATGTCGCTGCTGAAGCTCGGCGTTGAACGAGACGGCGTGGTGCGGGTGCTGGCGAAGGGCAGCGATGCCTCCCAGGCGCTGAGCGCCCTGCGGCAGGCGGTAGAGGACGGGCTGGAGGAAGAAGAGGAAGCCGCTGCGGTGGTTCTGGAACTCCCGGCGCTGAAGTTGGAAAGTTCTGCTCTGGCTGGGGTGGCGGCCTCCCCAGGGCTGGCGATCGCCCCCCTGCACCGCTTCCGCCACACCCGGCTGGAATTTGCCGACACCGCTGAGGATGCCGCCGCCGAGCAGGATCGGCTGCGGGATGCGATCGCCCTGGCCGACCTGGATCTAACCGAGCTGTACACCACCATTAAAGAGCGCTCCGGCAAGGCCAAGGCCGCGATCTTTCAGGCCCACCGGGAATTTCTCGCCGACCCGGAGCTACAGCAGGAGGCGCTGAACCGGATTCCGCCCAACCACAGCGCCCCCTGGGCCTGGCAGCAGGTGATCGAGGCCAAGGCGAAGGAACTGGAGGCGATGGCCGACCCGGTGCTCTCGGGCCGGGCGGCGGACGTGCGCGACGTGGGCCAGCGGGTGCTGGCGCGGCTGGTGGGCGGCGGCGACGCGGGGGCGGGCCTGCCCGACCATCCGGTGATTTTGATTGCCGACGACCTGGCCCCCTCGGATACGGCGGGGCTGGATCCGGAGCGAATCCACGGGTTCTGCACGGCGGCGGGGGGGGCGACTAGCCACACGGCGATCATCGCGCGATCGCTCAACATTCCTGCCGTGGCAGGGGCGGGTAATGGGGTGATGGAGTTGCGGGAGGGGGCGATCGCGGTGCTGGACGGCGACGGTGGTCAGCTCTACCCCAACCCCACGGAGGCGGATTTAGCCAGGGCGCGGCAGGCGATGGGCGAGCGTGCCCAACTGCGCGACGTGGAGCAGCAGACCCGCTTCCAGCCCGCCATCACCACCGACGGCCACCGCATTGAGGTGGTGGCCAACATCGGTGGCCCCGCCGAAGCCGCCCCCGCCATGAATGCCGGGGCCGAAGGGGTAGGGCTGCTGCGCACCGAGTTCCTGTTCCTCAACCGCAGTGCGCCCCCCAGCGAAGAGGAGCAGTACGAGGCCCTCGCCACCATGACCCAGGCCCTCAACGGCCTGCCGCTGATCGTGCGCACCCTGGATATCGGGGGCGACAAGCACGTGCCCTACCTCAACCAGCCTGCGGAGGAAAATCCCTTTCTCGGCATTCGCGGAATTCGCCTCTGCCTGGAGCGCACTGACCTGTTTGAAACCCAGCTCCGCGCCATTGTGCGGGCGGCCCAGACCGGCTACATCCGCGTCATGTTTCCCATGATTGCCACGCTGGAAGACATTCGCGCTGCCAAGACCGTGCTGGAGTCGGTGCGGGCCGCGACGGATGGCCCCCCGGTGGAGGTCGGCATGATGGTGGAGGTGCCCAGCGCGGTGCTGATGGCGGCGGAGTTTGCCCAGGAGGTGGATTTCTTTTCGGTGGGCACCAACGACCTGACCCAGTACCTGCTGGCGATGGATCGGGGCCACCCCACCCTGGCGAAGCAGGCCGATGCCCTGCACCCGGCTGTCTTGCGGGCTATCGCCCAGACCGTGCAGGGGGCCAATTCGGCGGGCAAGTGGGTCGGCGTCTGCGGCGGGCTGGCGGGCGACGCCCAGGGCGCGGCCATTCTCGCCGGGCTGGGGGTGAAAGAGCTGAGCATGGATATTCCCAGCATTCCCAAGGTGAAGGCGCGGCTGCGGGGAGCCTCGATGAAGCAGATGCGGCGGCTGGCGCAGAAGGCTTTGGCCTGCCGCACCGCCGAGGAGGTGAGGGCGCTATGA
- a CDS encoding PotD/PotF family extracellular solute-binding protein, producing the protein MAKFSRRHVIRTGLAAGAFLTATRCAAPSGTPNNPAPGPQVNTNQTKDVTLRLIGTGVSQINDIRDKAQEDLGFKFDMRALSTEENNQIAITQPGQYDIFDGEYFSLPLVVPSGNLQPIDIKRVTNYDQIVSFFRTGEFKGMPVEDSQGTAPYRVQYLTGPDSKEFSTTPTDYATLIPFQYNADTLGYRPDLVGRTIESWGELFNPEFRGKTSILDIPQIGIMDAAMVAESLGLMTFGDKGNMTRAEIDQIIEILKEQKRSGQFRAFWKTFDESVNLMNSGEVVLQSMWSPAVTAVQSQGTECIYAPLKEGYRGWGGGIGLSKNLEGVKLDAAYEYINWMLDGWVGAFLGRQGYYSAAPETARKFMSAAEWDFWYEGKPAAEDMVDPFGKTLAKSGVTRDGGSFDERFGNIVCWNSTMEENTYLVQKWNEFIAS; encoded by the coding sequence ATGGCTAAGTTTTCTCGTCGCCACGTCATCCGCACCGGCCTCGCCGCTGGGGCATTTCTCACCGCTACCCGCTGCGCCGCGCCCTCGGGCACCCCCAACAACCCCGCCCCCGGACCCCAGGTCAACACCAACCAAACCAAGGACGTCACCCTGCGGCTGATTGGTACCGGCGTCTCGCAGATCAACGACATTCGCGACAAGGCCCAGGAAGACCTGGGCTTTAAGTTCGACATGCGGGCGCTGAGCACCGAAGAGAACAACCAGATCGCCATCACCCAGCCCGGCCAGTACGACATCTTCGACGGCGAATACTTCAGCCTGCCCCTGGTGGTGCCCTCCGGCAACCTCCAGCCCATCGACATCAAGCGCGTCACCAATTACGACCAGATTGTCTCCTTCTTTAGAACCGGCGAGTTTAAGGGCATGCCGGTCGAAGACTCCCAGGGCACCGCTCCCTACCGCGTGCAGTACCTCACCGGCCCCGACTCGAAGGAGTTTTCGACTACCCCTACCGACTACGCCACCCTGATTCCCTTCCAGTACAACGCCGATACTCTGGGCTACCGCCCCGACCTGGTAGGCCGCACCATCGAGAGCTGGGGCGAGCTGTTCAACCCCGAGTTCAGAGGCAAGACCTCCATCCTCGACATTCCCCAAATTGGCATCATGGATGCCGCCATGGTGGCCGAATCCCTGGGGCTGATGACCTTTGGCGACAAGGGCAACATGACCCGCGCCGAAATCGACCAAATCATCGAAATTTTGAAGGAGCAGAAGCGCAGTGGACAGTTCCGCGCCTTCTGGAAAACCTTCGACGAGTCAGTCAACCTGATGAACTCTGGGGAAGTGGTGCTGCAATCGATGTGGTCCCCCGCCGTCACCGCCGTCCAGTCCCAGGGCACCGAGTGTATCTACGCCCCCCTCAAGGAGGGCTACCGGGGCTGGGGCGGCGGCATCGGCCTCTCGAAAAATTTGGAGGGGGTCAAACTCGACGCCGCCTACGAGTACATCAACTGGATGCTCGACGGCTGGGTGGGGGCCTTCCTCGGTCGCCAGGGCTACTACAGCGCCGCCCCCGAAACCGCCCGCAAGTTTATGTCTGCCGCTGAGTGGGACTTCTGGTACGAAGGCAAGCCCGCCGCCGAAGATATGGTTGACCCCTTCGGTAAGACCCTGGCCAAGTCCGGCGTTACCCGCGACGGCGGCTCCTTTGACGAGCGCTTCGGCAACATCGTCTGCTGGAACTCGACGATGGAAGAAAACACCTACCTGGTGCAGAAGTGGAACGAGTTTATCGCCTCCTAG